The segment CGCTACCCGTCCGACCATCTTTATGGAGACGGAAAGGCTGCTCCACGCATTGCCGACGCTCTGGCAACTGTAGAGCTGAACATCACCAAGCAATTCATCCATGGCCAGTGACAAAAACACCGGCGGGGGCAAGACCGCACCGATGAAGGGCAGCACGTCCGAATTCCATGCAAATTGGAGCAACCGGCCGGAAAGTTTATACAACCACTGGACAGGTGGCGCTGCCAAAAATCAGGTTCAGTTTGCTTTCAAGAATCACTGGCAGGTTTTCGGCGAGCTCATGGGGCATCCGAAGCCTGGGGCAAGTCTCGAGGTCGGCTGCGGCCGCGGCAGCCTGTCCAGCTTCTTCGCCCAGGCTGGATGGGACGCTACGTTGCTCGACTACTCGCCCGCGGTCATTCGCATCGCACGAGATGTTTTTACGGCCAACGGACACTCCGGACATTTCGTCACCGGCGACACCCTGGCCCTGCCCTTTCCGGACGAGTCGTTCGACGTTGTAGCGCACATCGGCCTGCTCGAACATTTCGAGGAGCCAGGCGACGCCGTTCTGGAACAGTGGCGCGTGCTGCGCTCCGGAGGCTGGCTGCTCGCCTACATAGTACCCGAGAAGCCGGACAATGTGCAGCGGCACTTCAAATGGGTCAATGTTCTGCTCAAGGCTGGCGCGAAAATCTTCGGCGTCACCGGGAAACGTCTTGAGAAGGAAGCAGTCTACCGCAATGACCTGGGCTCCGAGTACTACATGCCCATTTTCGAAGCGCTTGAGCCCGCGGAGCTTTTCGTGAGCGGCATGTACTCCATGCCAATGATCAGCCATTCCCCGGAGTTTCCCTTCTCGCTGCTGCCGGCTCCGATGGAGCAAGCGCTAGTCAAGATTTTTGGAGCGTCCGTCGCCTTCAGGAAGATGCTCACAGGCCGCCATGGCTGGCTCTGCTCCGAGAAGAATGGCCAGGCGCTGCTTATGGCCGCGCGGAAATGAACGCATGCGCATAGTGAACACTGAATCCTCGGGCTACTCCCGGAATGCCGCGGAAAGATTGGCAACCCTGGGCGAAGTGCTCTTTCTTGATGTTCACACGCGCCAGGAGTTACTGGACGCAGCGGCAGAGGCCGAAGCGCTCATCGTTCGCCTGCGCCACCGCATCGATGCGGAGGTTCTGCAGGCCGCACCACATCTTCGCGTGGTGGTCACCGCGACCACCGGCCTCAATCATATCGACATGGACGCCATGCGCAACGCCGGTGTGGAAGTGCTCAGTCTGCGAGGCGAACAGGAGTTCCTCGCCAACGTCACGGCCACAGCCGAACTGACATGGAGTCTCGTGCTGGCGTTGTCACGCCGGCTGCCCGAGTCTTTTGGGCATGTGAAACACGGCGGCTGGAACCGCGATCTGCTCAAGGGCAACGAACTCAAGAGCAAGGTGCTCGGGATCGTGGGATTCGGCAGGCTCGGCAGGATCGTGGCAGAGTATGGCCGCGCATTCCGTATGCAGGTCCTGGCGACTGATCCGCATCGCAACGACATGCCGGACCATGTGGAGCGTGTTCCCCTGAGCGAGCTGCTCCGTCGCGCGGACGTGGTTTCGCTTCACGTGTCTTTGGATGAAACCACCGCTGGCATGATCGGCCCTGACGAGTTCAGGATGATGAAGCCGGGCGCTTGGTTTGTGAACACGAGCCGGGGCGAACTCGTGAACGAGGCGGCGCTTCTGGAAGCCCTGGAATCCGGTCGACTGGCCGGCGCCGGACTCGACGTGCTGGCCGACGAAGGCGGCAAGGACGGAGAATGGCTGGCAACCCGTCCTCTG is part of the Oceanidesulfovibrio indonesiensis genome and harbors:
- a CDS encoding class I SAM-dependent methyltransferase; translation: MASDKNTGGGKTAPMKGSTSEFHANWSNRPESLYNHWTGGAAKNQVQFAFKNHWQVFGELMGHPKPGASLEVGCGRGSLSSFFAQAGWDATLLDYSPAVIRIARDVFTANGHSGHFVTGDTLALPFPDESFDVVAHIGLLEHFEEPGDAVLEQWRVLRSGGWLLAYIVPEKPDNVQRHFKWVNVLLKAGAKIFGVTGKRLEKEAVYRNDLGSEYYMPIFEALEPAELFVSGMYSMPMISHSPEFPFSLLPAPMEQALVKIFGASVAFRKMLTGRHGWLCSEKNGQALLMAARK
- a CDS encoding NAD(P)-dependent oxidoreductase, coding for MRIVNTESSGYSRNAAERLATLGEVLFLDVHTRQELLDAAAEAEALIVRLRHRIDAEVLQAAPHLRVVVTATTGLNHIDMDAMRNAGVEVLSLRGEQEFLANVTATAELTWSLVLALSRRLPESFGHVKHGGWNRDLLKGNELKSKVLGIVGFGRLGRIVAEYGRAFRMQVLATDPHRNDMPDHVERVPLSELLRRADVVSLHVSLDETTAGMIGPDEFRMMKPGAWFVNTSRGELVNEAALLEALESGRLAGAGLDVLADEGGKDGEWLATRPLFRYAQNNPSVIITPHIGGATHESMADTEMFMAEKLIHWCAAHGDGT